A stretch of Bombina bombina isolate aBomBom1 chromosome 2, aBomBom1.pri, whole genome shotgun sequence DNA encodes these proteins:
- the LOC128646912 gene encoding protein LDOC1-like, translated as MDPADLPTVVYNLSQRVDQLSQGLRELQIQNDNLKAIIKDSTPEPQVSLPEKFSGDRSTYRQFKNACNLLFLMRPKTYNTERIKVMTVISFLRGEARTWADLLFENDEPVLGSLSGFLYLNEPSI; from the coding sequence atggatccagcagacctaccTACAGTGGTTTATAATTTATCTCAACGAGTGGATCAGCTCTCTCAAGGGTTAAGGGAGCTACAGATTCAAAATGACAACTTAAAAGCTATTATCAAGGATAGCACACCAGAACCTCAGGTATCTTTACCTGAAAAGTTTTCAGGAGACAGATCTACAtacaggcaattcaaaaatgcttgcaatCTTCTATTTCTAATGAGACCAAAGACTTATAATACAGAAAGAATCAAAGTCATGACAGTGATCTCCTTTTTGAGAGGTGAAGCAAGAACTTGGGCAGATCTACTATTTGAAAATGATGAACCTGTACTAGGATCTCTTTCAGGATTTCTTTACTTAAATGAGCCTTCTATATGA